In Aquila chrysaetos chrysaetos chromosome 17, bAquChr1.4, whole genome shotgun sequence, one genomic interval encodes:
- the TNFRSF13C gene encoding tumor necrosis factor receptor superfamily member 13C isoform X1 gives MREPGSRSHSAMSSSGKATGASSCLSSQCFDLLTRSCVKCSDLFRDNTTLPLLTLPASRPTAEPGHAAPTSALAPTIPSADLPSTLLLFGVPAAVGLILALAALWGFLACKVGKQRRKRKAADEEAEANMDATSPLPSLGCQDPAMLEGDATLAPAPAPCPHLNGGLKMPGLPRKAVAKRRPCCQGDADGDIVLLSAVYSRHEECNHGFPLPATELGAAALVTTKTTQNCTGEERA, from the exons ATGCGGGAGCCGGGCTCTCGCTCCCACTCTGCCATGTCCTCATCAGGAAAAGCCACCGgtgcttcctcctgcctctcctcccagtGCTTCGACCTCCTGACCAGGTCCTGCGTCAAGTGCTCCGACTTGTTCAGGGACAACACAA CTCTCCCCCTCCTGACGCTGCCGGCATCTCGCCCCACAGCAGAGCCCGGCCACGCAGCGCCCACCTCCGCCCTGGCACCCACCATCCCCTCGGCGGACCTGCCCAGCACCCTCCTGCTCTTCGGGGTCCCAGCAGCGGTGGGGCTCATCCTGGCCCTGGCCGCCCTCTGGGGCTTCCTGGCCTGCAAGGtggggaagcagaggaggaagaggaaggcagcagaTGAGGAGGCCGAAG CAAACATGGATGCCACCAGCCCCCTGCCTAGCCTGGGCTGCCAGGACCCTGCCATGCTGGAGGGAGATGCCACcctggccccagccccagctccgtGCCCACATCTCAATGGAGGCCTGAAGATGCCGGGGCTGCCCAGGAAAGCGGTGGCGAAACGGAGGCCGTGCTGCCAGGGTGATGCCGACGGTGACATtgtcctgctctctgctgtgtaCTCCCGGCACGAGGAGTGCAACCACGGCTTCCCACTGCCTGCCACCgagctgggggctgcagccctggtCACCACCAAAACCACCCAGAACTGTACCGGAGAGGAGAGAGCctga
- the TNFRSF13C gene encoding tumor necrosis factor receptor superfamily member 13C isoform X2 has product MREPGSRSHSAMSSSGKATGASSCLSSQCFDLLTRSCVKCSDLFRDNTTEPGHAAPTSALAPTIPSADLPSTLLLFGVPAAVGLILALAALWGFLACKVGKQRRKRKAADEEAEANMDATSPLPSLGCQDPAMLEGDATLAPAPAPCPHLNGGLKMPGLPRKAVAKRRPCCQGDADGDIVLLSAVYSRHEECNHGFPLPATELGAAALVTTKTTQNCTGEERA; this is encoded by the exons ATGCGGGAGCCGGGCTCTCGCTCCCACTCTGCCATGTCCTCATCAGGAAAAGCCACCGgtgcttcctcctgcctctcctcccagtGCTTCGACCTCCTGACCAGGTCCTGCGTCAAGTGCTCCGACTTGTTCAGGGACAACACAA CAGAGCCCGGCCACGCAGCGCCCACCTCCGCCCTGGCACCCACCATCCCCTCGGCGGACCTGCCCAGCACCCTCCTGCTCTTCGGGGTCCCAGCAGCGGTGGGGCTCATCCTGGCCCTGGCCGCCCTCTGGGGCTTCCTGGCCTGCAAGGtggggaagcagaggaggaagaggaaggcagcagaTGAGGAGGCCGAAG CAAACATGGATGCCACCAGCCCCCTGCCTAGCCTGGGCTGCCAGGACCCTGCCATGCTGGAGGGAGATGCCACcctggccccagccccagctccgtGCCCACATCTCAATGGAGGCCTGAAGATGCCGGGGCTGCCCAGGAAAGCGGTGGCGAAACGGAGGCCGTGCTGCCAGGGTGATGCCGACGGTGACATtgtcctgctctctgctgtgtaCTCCCGGCACGAGGAGTGCAACCACGGCTTCCCACTGCCTGCCACCgagctgggggctgcagccctggtCACCACCAAAACCACCCAGAACTGTACCGGAGAGGAGAGAGCctga